The following proteins are co-located in the Pedobacter sp. FW305-3-2-15-E-R2A2 genome:
- a CDS encoding aminotransferase class III-fold pyridoxal phosphate-dependent enzyme: MILSEKDLKETLNTFYKLDAEVKKIAGYEEQNFLLNTKEGLRLICKVNPAPYDEPYLDAQLKALQFLSATPLAAKVPSLKLNLDGQAITKTEVNGHHYCIRILSFLEGTFLADLPVLSTGLLTDLGSTLAKMDQALRSFSHPAVYRYNEWDLAYVLASKENLHFIKDHEKRRIAAYFLLQYEMEVLPLMYQLRTAVVHNDAHDLNVLANEDKITGFIDFGDIAKTQLIHNIAITLTYVMFRQEEPLKAAVTVLKAYHQEYNLTEQELSVLYYLIGARLSLSVTQSASKRAQGDNAHHFVSENDAWKLLYQLLKINPVLAQNEFNLACGFPKVSPEKEAIGTLLKTRKERIGANLSISYKTPLKIVKGAFQYLYDDQGDTFIDCVNNVSHVGHCHPTVVRAIQQQAAKLNTNTRYLHDSLLEYAKLLTDSLPAPLSVCYFTNSGSEANDLAIRISRHFTRQKDVIVLDHAYHGTSTVAMELSPYKFDGPGGGGQPSHIHKAMNPDLYRGVYRYGDAQAGTKYAADVERLISELKTSDKGVAAFICETLLGVGGQIPLPPDYLKEVYRHVRAAGGLCIADEVQVGFGRIGDHFWGFELQDVIPDIVVLGKPIGNGHPMAAVVVTAEIAASFNNGMEYFNTFGGNPVSMETGIAVMKVIQEEELQKQALETGNHLMVGLTELMEKHPLIGEVRGHGLFVGVELVRNKETLEPAVPEIDWIVEEMRNRGFLLSTDGPLHNVIKIKPPLVFSKENADDLVAHLDEVLYKIK, encoded by the coding sequence ATGATACTTTCTGAGAAAGACCTTAAAGAAACCCTGAACACATTTTACAAGCTAGATGCCGAGGTAAAGAAAATTGCCGGTTATGAAGAACAAAATTTCCTGCTGAACACTAAAGAAGGGCTGCGGTTGATTTGTAAAGTAAATCCTGCGCCTTATGATGAACCTTACCTGGACGCCCAGCTGAAGGCCTTACAATTTCTATCAGCAACACCGCTGGCAGCTAAAGTACCTTCCTTAAAACTCAATCTGGACGGACAGGCCATCACCAAAACTGAAGTAAACGGACACCATTACTGCATCCGGATCTTGTCTTTTCTGGAAGGGACTTTCCTGGCGGATCTACCGGTACTGAGTACCGGACTGTTAACCGATCTGGGGAGTACGCTGGCAAAAATGGATCAGGCACTGCGGAGCTTTAGTCACCCTGCCGTTTACCGTTACAACGAATGGGACCTGGCCTATGTCCTGGCTTCAAAAGAGAACCTGCACTTTATCAAAGACCATGAAAAGAGAAGGATTGCCGCCTATTTTCTGCTTCAATATGAGATGGAAGTCCTTCCCTTGATGTATCAATTGAGAACAGCAGTGGTCCACAATGATGCCCATGACCTGAATGTACTGGCCAATGAGGATAAAATTACCGGCTTCATCGACTTTGGAGATATTGCCAAAACCCAGCTGATTCACAACATTGCCATTACTCTGACTTATGTCATGTTCCGTCAGGAAGAACCCCTGAAAGCAGCGGTGACCGTATTAAAAGCCTATCATCAGGAATATAATTTAACGGAGCAGGAATTGTCTGTCTTGTATTACCTGATCGGGGCAAGATTGAGTTTAAGCGTAACACAATCTGCCAGCAAAAGAGCGCAGGGCGATAATGCACACCATTTTGTATCGGAGAACGATGCCTGGAAACTATTGTACCAATTGCTGAAGATCAACCCTGTCCTTGCGCAGAATGAGTTTAACCTCGCCTGCGGCTTTCCAAAAGTAAGCCCGGAAAAGGAAGCGATCGGGACTTTGTTAAAAACAAGAAAAGAGCGGATCGGGGCCAACCTGAGCATCAGCTATAAAACACCTTTGAAAATCGTTAAAGGCGCATTTCAATACTTGTACGACGATCAGGGCGATACTTTTATCGACTGCGTCAATAACGTGAGCCATGTTGGCCATTGTCATCCTACCGTGGTGCGGGCGATCCAGCAGCAGGCTGCGAAATTAAACACCAATACCAGATACCTGCACGACAGCCTGTTGGAGTATGCAAAACTCCTGACTGATAGCCTGCCTGCACCATTGAGCGTTTGTTATTTTACCAATTCCGGAAGTGAAGCCAATGACCTGGCTATCCGCATCAGCAGGCATTTTACCCGACAGAAAGATGTGATTGTACTGGACCATGCCTATCATGGTACTTCTACGGTCGCCATGGAACTGAGCCCTTATAAGTTCGACGGGCCAGGTGGGGGCGGACAACCCTCCCATATTCACAAGGCGATGAATCCGGATCTGTACCGCGGCGTTTACCGCTACGGAGATGCGCAGGCGGGGACAAAGTATGCTGCAGATGTAGAACGGCTGATATCGGAGCTTAAAACATCAGATAAAGGTGTTGCTGCCTTCATCTGTGAGACCTTGCTTGGCGTAGGCGGACAAATTCCTTTGCCTCCGGATTACCTTAAAGAAGTATACCGTCATGTCAGGGCGGCCGGTGGGCTTTGCATTGCAGATGAAGTACAGGTGGGCTTTGGAAGAATCGGAGATCATTTCTGGGGATTTGAGTTGCAGGATGTGATTCCGGATATTGTGGTCCTTGGTAAACCCATCGGAAACGGGCATCCTATGGCTGCGGTAGTGGTCACTGCCGAAATTGCTGCTTCTTTTAACAACGGAATGGAATATTTCAATACTTTTGGAGGGAATCCGGTTTCTATGGAAACAGGAATTGCAGTGATGAAGGTCATACAGGAAGAGGAGCTGCAAAAACAGGCCCTGGAAACAGGGAATCACCTGATGGTGGGCCTGACAGAGCTGATGGAAAAACACCCGCTGATTGGAGAGGTGAGAGGTCATGGTCTTTTTGTGGGGGTAGAGCTGGTGAGAAACAAGGAAACACTTGAACCTGCCGTTCCTGAGATCGACTGGATTGTGGAAGAGATGAGAAACCGTGGATTTTTGTTGAGCACGGACGGGCCTTTGCACAATGTGATCAAGATCAAACCGCCTTTGGTATTCTCCAAAGAGAATGCGGATGATCTGGTGGCCCATCTGGATGAGGTATTGTATAAAATTAAATAA
- a CDS encoding trehalase family glycosidase, whose protein sequence is MMSFIRSCCLYGFVLLAMVNETKNSDAARTDFPDVLTMGFEVQNPERIETNVFSDLGAWHAYTQPASAKDHGAFIGPLLMDLKGEWLGNTISKLQLKEAGKVIDLSGAKTELKYYPGLLIQEMRINDLKVELQLIFVSNRSAMINTRVYNLAGKERKLQLSWTGESLLTGVQIKKADKGIDISFKDNEHRFTQQFNSPHEMNIQVSGNGYQADLEEIRIQPDGHFSIGQTQSYYLNAAEEQATTATAFNFNKEFRANQRRWDKYLNDYFNAPGLQLSSVAQQKLAVKSIVTLQTNWRSKSKDLLHGGVFPSLNYQGFYGFWSWDSWKQAVGLSYFNPALAKENMLAMFDYQDEHGMVADCIYTDKKENNWRDTKPPLAAWAVWKIYGQSKDVSFLNTIYPKLVKYHEWWYKNRDHNQNGLCEFGSTDGTRIAAAWESGMDNAVRFDKAVLLKNNANAWSLNQESVDLNAYLYAEKGYLAKIALAMGNSKAHQEWKSQLDPLKQKINQTFFREDKGFYYDKSLEGQWIDVDGPEGWLPLWCGLADKQQFNSVLKMIKKTNKFDTSVPLATLAADHPGFDPLKGYWRGPVWLDQFYFGYSALLRYGKKEEANYFLNKLLKNAEGLQGQGAIRENYHPLTGKGLNAKNFSWSAAHLLIILKENTHDTF, encoded by the coding sequence ATGATGTCTTTTATACGCAGTTGCTGTTTATACGGTTTTGTACTATTGGCGATGGTAAACGAAACAAAGAATTCGGATGCTGCACGCACAGATTTTCCGGATGTACTGACGATGGGCTTTGAGGTACAGAACCCGGAGAGAATTGAAACGAATGTGTTCTCCGACCTGGGGGCGTGGCATGCTTATACCCAACCTGCTTCGGCTAAGGACCATGGTGCCTTTATTGGCCCGCTCCTTATGGATCTTAAAGGAGAATGGCTGGGCAACACCATCTCCAAACTCCAGCTCAAAGAAGCTGGAAAGGTGATAGACCTTTCCGGCGCTAAAACCGAACTTAAATATTATCCTGGTTTACTGATTCAGGAAATGCGGATCAATGACCTGAAGGTAGAGCTGCAGCTGATCTTTGTTTCCAACAGATCAGCAATGATCAATACGAGGGTGTATAATCTGGCGGGAAAGGAGCGGAAACTACAACTGTCCTGGACAGGGGAAAGCCTGTTAACCGGAGTTCAGATAAAAAAAGCAGATAAGGGGATCGACATCAGCTTCAAAGACAATGAACATCGGTTTACCCAGCAATTCAATAGTCCACATGAAATGAATATTCAGGTTTCCGGCAATGGGTATCAGGCCGATCTGGAAGAAATCAGGATTCAGCCGGATGGACACTTTAGTATCGGACAGACCCAGAGTTATTACCTGAATGCGGCCGAAGAACAAGCTACAACAGCCACAGCGTTTAATTTCAATAAGGAATTCCGTGCAAACCAAAGACGCTGGGATAAATACCTGAACGATTATTTCAATGCTCCGGGACTACAGCTGAGCAGTGTGGCGCAACAAAAGCTCGCAGTAAAGTCAATTGTAACCCTGCAAACCAATTGGAGAAGTAAATCAAAAGACCTGCTACATGGCGGAGTTTTCCCTTCTCTGAACTATCAGGGTTTTTATGGTTTTTGGAGCTGGGACAGCTGGAAGCAGGCAGTAGGACTGAGCTATTTTAATCCAGCTCTGGCAAAAGAAAACATGTTGGCCATGTTTGATTACCAGGATGAACATGGGATGGTGGCCGATTGTATTTATACAGATAAAAAAGAAAACAACTGGCGGGATACTAAACCTCCGCTTGCGGCATGGGCAGTCTGGAAAATCTACGGGCAATCAAAAGATGTTTCTTTTCTGAATACGATCTACCCTAAGCTGGTTAAATACCACGAATGGTGGTATAAAAACCGGGATCACAACCAAAATGGGCTTTGTGAGTTTGGTTCAACAGATGGAACACGCATTGCCGCAGCATGGGAAAGTGGAATGGACAATGCGGTTAGGTTTGACAAAGCAGTTTTGTTGAAAAATAATGCGAACGCCTGGTCCTTAAACCAGGAATCTGTAGACCTGAATGCCTATCTGTATGCCGAAAAAGGGTACCTGGCAAAAATTGCGTTAGCGATGGGAAACAGCAAAGCGCATCAGGAATGGAAAAGCCAGCTTGACCCGTTAAAGCAAAAAATCAATCAGACTTTCTTTCGGGAAGATAAAGGTTTCTATTATGATAAGAGCCTGGAAGGACAATGGATTGATGTAGATGGACCTGAAGGATGGCTTCCTTTATGGTGCGGCTTAGCGGATAAACAACAGTTCAATTCTGTGCTGAAAATGATAAAAAAAACAAATAAGTTTGATACATCCGTTCCCCTGGCTACACTGGCCGCTGATCATCCCGGTTTTGATCCATTAAAGGGGTATTGGAGAGGCCCGGTCTGGCTGGATCAGTTCTACTTTGGCTATTCCGCTTTGCTGCGATACGGCAAAAAAGAAGAAGCAAACTACTTTTTGAATAAATTATTGAAAAACGCAGAAGGACTTCAGGGACAGGGAGCCATCCGCGAGAATTACCACCCCCTTACCGGTAAGGGATTAAATGCTAAGAATTTCAGCTGGTCAGCAGCACACTTGTTAATTATACTTAAAGAAAATACACATGATACTTTCTGA
- a CDS encoding glycoside hydrolase family 2 TIM barrel-domain containing protein, translating into MNLIKPYFFCLMLCLGFAGSVVAQAPADWENPLIPSQNAVKPHAWFIPYPDQQAMNQQSSPFLKSLDGIWKFKLLKNPSERSHTFYKNLAETKDWGTIKVPGHWQTQGYAKFIFTDVEYPIPATPPFVPKDDNPVGQYQREFTIDPNWNGKQVFVHLGAVNSFFYLWINGAYIGFSKDSKTPTEFDITKFLKKGKNTISLQVFRFSDATYLEGQDMWKLSGIERSVFLIARPKFHLSDFELRATLDESYKNGKFNLDLAFNKAPEKRDKGTVELKVFDPKNPSILLYKTQKDITDTLNFNTIFKDIKSWNAEHPNLYVLQISHLDQKGKPIEIIRHHIGFRSVEVKNGLFLVNGKAIKIKGVNRHEHDRINGKIVTEEGMIKDIKVMKELNINAVRASHYPNTERWYALCDQYGLYVVDEANIECDGMSFTPLKTLSDKPEWKAAYLDRIRRMFERDKNFTSIITWSLGNESGFGENLMAGYDWLKARDTSRPVQYEATKEERYSDIFCPMYKSITVMENYVKTWKKRPLIQCEYAHMMGNSGGNLQDDWDLIYKHEQLQGGFIWDFSDQTFSKKDDKGNDIWAYGRDMGTVGLTSDTSFCADGLVAADRSWHPQAYELQKVYQNVNFEPVDLQRYVFSVRNRFDFSNLEDYTFKWHIKGGGTFVASGTIENLSLAPQSAKEISLKIPAFELTSGLEYLISFEVFSTKATELLPAGFKVAKAQFLLPLKAKEMVSDARTIELKTKETSANISFYTDAVNIGFNKKTGLLESYVIAGKELIKAALVPHFWRAATDNDIGNSMQIRSKVWQTAFDQAELTVFEDKEASKETRILKTVHTLPKLKLNITTVYTIKGDGSINVNYQLKAGDLGLPEIPRIGMRVILNPEFDQVTWFGRGPFDNYADRNYAAHIDLYHMRADSLFHPYPRAQESGYRTGVRWMTLANQQGLGLSATGAPEISTGVLHFDMKHLDFDKDAKLNVHGGSMTNEPLIWWNIDAKQTGVGGDNSWGAEAHPQYRLPYRDYSYSFTLRPVFNKTSEIKNFK; encoded by the coding sequence ATGAATCTAATCAAACCCTATTTTTTTTGTTTAATGCTCTGCCTGGGTTTTGCAGGTTCAGTGGTTGCCCAAGCTCCGGCAGATTGGGAAAACCCTTTAATCCCTTCTCAGAATGCAGTTAAACCTCATGCCTGGTTTATCCCTTATCCGGATCAACAGGCGATGAATCAGCAATCGAGCCCTTTTCTGAAATCATTGGATGGTATCTGGAAGTTTAAGCTGCTGAAGAACCCTTCCGAAAGATCCCATACTTTTTATAAAAACCTGGCAGAAACCAAAGACTGGGGCACAATTAAGGTGCCTGGTCATTGGCAAACACAGGGATATGCTAAATTTATATTTACCGATGTGGAATACCCGATCCCTGCTACACCACCATTCGTGCCTAAGGACGATAATCCGGTAGGACAGTACCAAAGGGAATTTACAATTGATCCCAACTGGAACGGAAAACAGGTCTTCGTTCACCTTGGGGCTGTAAATTCTTTCTTTTATCTCTGGATTAACGGAGCATACATTGGGTTTAGTAAGGACAGTAAAACACCCACCGAATTCGACATTACCAAATTCCTGAAGAAAGGAAAGAACACGATTTCTTTGCAGGTATTCCGGTTTAGTGATGCCACTTATCTGGAAGGACAGGACATGTGGAAGCTGAGTGGTATAGAAAGAAGCGTTTTTCTGATCGCGAGACCAAAATTTCACCTGTCTGACTTTGAACTGAGGGCGACGTTGGACGAAAGCTATAAAAACGGGAAGTTCAATCTCGACCTTGCTTTCAATAAAGCGCCTGAAAAAAGGGACAAGGGAACAGTCGAACTCAAAGTATTTGATCCGAAAAACCCTTCCATACTGCTTTATAAAACACAAAAGGACATTACAGATACCTTAAACTTCAACACCATTTTTAAGGATATAAAAAGCTGGAATGCCGAACATCCTAATTTGTATGTCTTACAAATCAGCCACCTGGATCAGAAAGGAAAACCGATAGAAATCATCCGTCATCATATCGGATTCAGGTCCGTAGAAGTTAAAAACGGACTTTTCCTGGTCAATGGGAAAGCGATCAAGATCAAAGGGGTGAACCGCCATGAACACGACCGGATCAATGGAAAGATTGTAACCGAAGAGGGGATGATCAAGGACATCAAGGTGATGAAAGAACTCAATATCAATGCAGTAAGGGCAAGTCATTATCCCAATACGGAGCGATGGTATGCGCTATGCGACCAGTATGGCCTCTATGTGGTAGACGAAGCGAATATCGAATGCGATGGGATGAGCTTCACACCTTTGAAAACCTTATCTGATAAACCCGAATGGAAAGCCGCTTACCTGGACCGGATCCGCAGAATGTTTGAAAGGGATAAGAATTTTACCAGCATCATCACCTGGTCTTTGGGGAATGAAAGTGGCTTTGGGGAAAACCTGATGGCTGGATACGATTGGCTGAAAGCGAGAGATACTTCCCGCCCAGTTCAATATGAAGCAACCAAAGAGGAAAGGTATTCAGATATTTTCTGCCCGATGTATAAATCCATCACCGTAATGGAAAACTATGTGAAGACCTGGAAAAAAAGGCCTTTGATTCAATGTGAATATGCCCACATGATGGGCAATAGCGGAGGGAACCTACAGGACGATTGGGACCTGATCTATAAACACGAACAGTTGCAAGGCGGTTTTATCTGGGATTTCTCCGATCAGACTTTTAGTAAAAAGGACGATAAAGGAAATGACATCTGGGCCTATGGCCGGGATATGGGAACTGTTGGGCTAACGAGCGATACGAGTTTCTGCGCAGACGGATTGGTTGCTGCAGACCGTTCCTGGCATCCTCAGGCTTATGAGCTGCAGAAAGTATATCAGAATGTGAATTTTGAGCCAGTTGACCTTCAACGTTATGTGTTTAGCGTAAGGAACAGGTTCGACTTTAGCAATCTGGAAGATTATACTTTCAAATGGCACATCAAAGGTGGTGGAACGTTTGTTGCTTCCGGGACGATAGAAAACCTTTCTCTTGCCCCGCAGTCTGCAAAAGAAATCAGTCTTAAAATCCCAGCCTTTGAGCTTACAAGCGGATTGGAATACCTGATCAGCTTTGAGGTCTTTAGTACAAAGGCAACGGAATTGCTGCCAGCAGGATTTAAGGTGGCAAAAGCACAATTTTTATTGCCCTTAAAGGCCAAAGAGATGGTTTCCGATGCGCGTACCATCGAGTTGAAAACCAAAGAAACTTCAGCAAACATCAGCTTTTATACCGATGCGGTAAACATTGGCTTTAATAAAAAAACAGGATTACTGGAAAGCTATGTGATTGCTGGAAAAGAGTTGATTAAAGCGGCACTGGTGCCTCATTTCTGGAGGGCAGCAACAGATAATGACATCGGAAACAGCATGCAGATCAGGTCTAAAGTCTGGCAGACGGCCTTCGATCAGGCAGAATTGACCGTTTTTGAAGATAAAGAGGCCTCAAAAGAAACGAGAATACTGAAAACCGTTCATACCCTTCCAAAATTGAAACTAAACATAACTACGGTATACACGATCAAGGGAGATGGCAGCATCAATGTCAATTATCAGCTTAAAGCAGGTGACCTTGGCCTACCTGAAATTCCAAGAATAGGCATGAGGGTAATCCTGAATCCGGAATTTGATCAGGTGACTTGGTTTGGCAGGGGCCCTTTTGACAATTATGCAGACCGTAACTATGCGGCGCATATCGACCTTTACCATATGCGGGCAGATTCCCTGTTCCATCCTTATCCCAGGGCACAGGAAAGTGGTTACCGCACAGGGGTGAGGTGGATGACCCTGGCCAATCAGCAAGGTTTGGGGCTTTCTGCAACAGGTGCTCCTGAAATCAGCACAGGGGTATTACATTTTGACATGAAACACCTGGATTTTGATAAAGACGCAAAGCTCAATGTACACGGTGGGTCGATGACGAATGAACCGCTAATCTGGTGGAACATTGATGCCAAACAAACAGGTGTAGGTGGAGACAACAGTTGGGGTGCTGAGGCGCATCCGCAATACCGGCTGCCTTACCGTGATTATAGTTATTCTTTCACGCTTCGTCCGGTTTTTAACAAGACCAGCGAAATCAAAAACTTTAAATAA